agggtgtgaggaaatatagagatgagtatcgtcagcataacaatgaaaactaacgccatgcttcctaatgatatctcccagtggtagaatatacagggtgaagagcaactgtcctaacactgagccttgcggtacaaTCTTTAGTCTCAGCGGTTATTGTCCTGCCATATTTTTGAAgagaggggatggctttgcagccttagctaaattaagtatacatgatatcaggtaatgatctgagatgtcatcgctctgctgcagaatttcaaCAGTATCatcatttattccatgtgacattattagatctaaagtatgattacgGCGATGAGTGGGCCCCGATACGAGTTATCTCTCCAATAAAGTTTAGAAtatctctaaatgccaatcccaatgcatctttttcattgtctacattgctattaaaatcaccaacaagTATTACTTTATCTGCAGCCAGTACTAACTCGGATAGAAAATCAGCAAATTctctgataaagtctgtattgtgccctggtagcctgtatacagtagccaacagaAATGTCAAATGGGATTGATCGTTTACATCATACGTTACATAAAGCaacaaaacttcaaaggaattatatttgaaactagacttctgagtaatactgaagatattattataaattacagcaacacctccccctttacctttcagacgtggctcgtGTTTATAACGGTAATCTtaggggtgcactcatttaaagtaatgcacatttaaagtaatgtgcactcatttaaagtaatgtcaATTAAACACTGTAAACCAGTGTTTTCCATCAAACACACTGGTTTGTtcattttcatcatcattattattattatagtccAAAATGTCTAAACCTCCTCCGACGCCCATTCCAAGCATCAGCTCCCAAAGTGTGTCAGAAAAATAAGATAATATACTCctgatatgtttttttttcttttggttcCCCTTTTAGTAATCACTATAACCCATTAATCTTGTCACATTTGTAATGTTACCTGGACTATCGTGTTATGTATGGGAGCTGTTCATGAAAATTATGTTTGTATTTTGGGATGGAAGGGGTGGCTTTGCCATTAAAGGAGTAGAGGAGCTAGATAACAATTAGATATTCAACCTGAATTATCATAGTACCACAAATTGCTTTCACTTATTGATGATATCGTACCCTCAGGCGGCAAGCACAGCAGATTGTGCCATATTTGCCTGTGTTTCATAACATGTCTGTTAATGTGGTTGCGGAGCCATCAAGATATCAGTGTGATCCTTttgggtaggggcgtgtttgttttggtgatttcaCATAAAGTGGTCCAGGTATGACGTCAGTTTGTAGGCCAATCAGCAGCATCACACTGgtttcctcaaaaaaaaaaaaaaggaaggcTACCCTTTCCATATAGGCTTATGGATTATTATTGCAAAAAAACAAGCTGTGTTATCAACAACAGTTTATGATACTTACACgttttgtccatcaagataatTTTCACAGCCATAACACAAATTTTTCtgaattttgaagcctaaatgcagTTTAAAAAATCACGACTGAAGTATTACTGATGTACTGATGTAGAATAAAAAGTGTAATGAGCTTGTGATCACCACAGTCCTTATTTCATCCATTAAACCAAAAccatcaacaaaaaaaaaacattaggtGTGTGCGTCCCAGTTTGCACACTTATGCACTATTCTATGTTTTTAAGTGTAACGAAGAAAAAGTGCACTTTAACTACGATGCACTAAATTAACGGAAAAACGAAGTTTGGAATGTTGGACACTTCATGCACTCAGCTGTCACAGCTTTGATAGTGGAGGGGAGGAACTACAGATTCCGAtgttaaatgacaaaataaccaTGTAAAGTTCATACACTACAGGATTGAGTACTACATACTGCATAAGTACATGTATTAAGCACCTGATTTTCTtatgaagtatggaatgtactgcaTGGCCAGAACAAACATtcttcttgccacctcgagaaaacaaacaaatttctttgttcttgtagTATGTCCCAAGCTTTATGCTGcattccaggcaggtttttgagcctGCAAGTTCCGACTTCAAACCATGATGCATGGCTTTGTAGCATTGCATGCAAAATCACGCCAAACTGTCTGAGTGTGAGGAATTGCAGTAGCttgatgtaaacaaagcatggtTGACCGTATGGGGCTTATGctcattttaaatcatttaggCCTATATCACCAAAGGTGCTTACTTTTACTTATTTGAGGGAAACGGTGGAGGGAAAACCATGCAAGaggcaagagaagctgttataccttttattttatgttatttggACATTTGGACATGTATTTGGTATTCATTTATTCTTGCTCTCAATGGACTGAAAACTAGCTAACGCTAGGAAAGCTGctaaaaatgtataacatttgtGGATAAAAAAGGTTAGAACAATACCTTATTTAAATAAACGATTaggtttttaattcattttaaaggaaCTAAATGTATTAACGCGCGattaacgcagcgcgcattttctgtttgatccataGCCCTTAGTTGGAGaaatgcagcagcaaacattactagggaaagaaaatggttatcattaatattctaaaccaaaactgcagttattgcctataaGACaccatattttttgtttaaccaCAGACACCAGGTCCGTTTACAATGAACACATGAAAGAAAAGCCCGTTTACAATGAACACATTCTCTACAGTCCGAGCCCGATGCGTGAatacactgaagctcactctcgctcatgtctgaggtaaatcattgacacatcaccacttacagtacatgtgttataTTAAGCTAAatgcattacaatcggctaaaacgaatgtaCAGGTTACTCTTCTGAACAAAAACGCCCGAGtctgtgttcttcacactgttcacGTGAATCGAGGCATAGTTCGGcacgcacacgcaaaataccggcagttctaTAGAGAGCGTGCCTCTCTTAAAGGGgctgcactatattcctactcgtggaatatggacttTCTCCGGGTATAGTGTGGTGTGTGCTCACAGgaccgcatgacagctttcacattaccagttTTTCATACTTACTGTGtcctgttctgaactaaactggcagtaatactacctttatttatattcttaaaccaatcatgcgattaatcgcgattaaaaaATGAATTGACAGCCCTGTTTTTAATGCATGACTTCCATAAACACAGCATccgtaggggctgccattgttgttttgctggctATCTGACGTCAGAACTCGTAACTGGGAGTACATCGATCTACTGCGAGTTCACGGGTGGGAAGTCAACGGGTTTAACGGCCAttccagtgcactttcacgGGTAGAAGGTCGGAAAAACACTGGTTACGGGTGGCCTGGAATGCAGCATTAGTCCTGCAGAGCTCAGCTCCAACCCATATaaaactcacctgcctgtaATTCCTAGTAACCCTTCAGACCTTGATTAACTTGTTAAGGTGTGTTTTATTAGGGTTGAAGACAAGCTCTGCAGGAATGTGGCTCTCCAGGACTGGAGTTTGCCGTCCCTCCTCTATCAAAAGTGTTTTCCAGAAATCGCTTAAGCCGATTCAAGCTGcatgattttcaaactcgtcgggttcAAACTTgtctgctcttttcacactgcatgactatctgagGTATCATTCAGTGCATGACTGTACAGGAGGAACAATCGCCGacatctctttctctctccggtgcgcaaactacgtttcccaaccaaacacacgtgcgatgtgacaagtaaacaacgcaagATCAcacgtcagaccggagttctcgcgcgggacttggaattgttattaaaattataaactgcacaaagtttttttccaatttgtctgtgctgatttgtggagagagaaaaaaaaggatgatgcggaggaaattgttggagagacaggccaaggattgtgttctgcaaaaagAGTTTGAGGTAggctaattaaataattttgcaatgtgctgctgctgcggctggatgtgcaaatgtttgggctttgtttctgtttaatagaattgtaaatatatctattaaatgtggggttgttgatatttcaaataattaaaaaaagaacacgcccctacccccaaaagggtttcggccctattttgatagctccgccccaaaCATACGTAAcgcaggcaacgactatggcagaatctgtgtaactaatccaggtcgaatattcaatgaaaaagtgactatccatcacaaaaacacaaactgttctcatgatcAATTAAATAGAACACAAGCACGAGTACAAcaaatgacatattacaattatgacccgATTAGAGTTATAgggatcacaaaaacacaaaccgttctcatgaacaactctcagaagaaaaggtacagtgctgtcactggggcggtaccctaaggtacaaaagtgaaaaggtacaccTTTGTACCTTATTAACCCCTTAATGGTACATactagtaccttaaaaggtacatatcagtaatTAAAGAgagcgtattagtaccttaaaggtacattgtagtgccttaaaggtacatattagtaccttttcggtgtTGTACCTTAGGTTACCGCCCCAgtacagaaatgtaccttttttttctgacagtgagcACGACAGgccaactaacgaacatattataattatgaccagattagattatagcgatcacaaaatcaaactgttctcattaacaactctatagaacacaagcacgacagttCTGCTaacaatattacaattatgaccggataagggttatatagatcatttaaagaggaaacaaacatatattatgagtatagtatcttacttgtcggacacattttgtgagctggtgcttgaagcacacagggaggagatttagatgctccatacggtgtggaaatgaacgggtcttcatcgctgaagtgagcgacaatattatcgcaaatggacaaaaaagcAAACATGACCCACGAACATAGtgaagcaaaagccagcatatattagactaattctcggctaatgtccgtcatgtgtgactcgtgagttttgaataatgacgtgcacagagcgagagcgagcgctcttctcaccatcattagtagacacgccccttccacaaattcgcaaaacctgtcggcgagtcAAAATCAGGgctaaaatcgggcagtgtaaACTATAGGCTTTACTGCGCATTTAATTATGatttgaaaaagtaataatTATGACAAGTCATAATTATTGATTAAAGTAGTAGCCTagaaattatgaaataaaaagattgGTATGACAGTCATGCACTGAAAACAACAGTAACCTAAAAATTGTAagctttaaatgataaatagtcaaaaaatatgatttaacaTCACTACATCAACCTAAGGCATTATGGGCCTACCAACAAAATATGGCTATATGGGTCAAATCAGGTAGAAATAGCTTTTTAAGGTAACAATTGGAGGTTGACActttacagtgtatttataatttcgatttatgttataattataaattaGAATCCCATATTTCAACTTGTTATGTTATTACAAAAGCATGATTGATTCAGCGCATGTGGCTTAAATAGGCTGGCATATTAGAAAACTAAAATGTGGTAGTATGGATATAGGCTACCACCATAGACATTAAAGATACTGATGTACTACTGCACACTGCCGTGCGCTGCGCAGAAGCAGTATGTTAGCTGAGTTGAGCTGCACTCGGGAGCGCGCGCGCGCCCGTGTGTGTGATAGAGGGAGGGGGGGAGTGGGTCATTGAGTTCATTCGCACTACAGCAGCGGCGCCCTCCATAGAGATccgctgtctctctctctcacacacactccagctggCAGAATATGTGTCAGATGGATGGTGAGGCGAAAAACAAGAGCTTTTAAAATATGGTGCAAACGGTACGTGCCTCCGCGCTTCGCTTGACCTTTCATCAGGACAAAGAAAGTCGATGAGCCGTTTTAAGCGGAGCCGCTGCTGCTGCCATTTTCAGGTCAGTCGAGGAGACTCGCCGGAACTCGAGCTGTCGATAAGCGGAATAATCCAGCGCAGAGAGATGATGGAGCGCCGTGAATGATTATGGCCGATAGTCAGCGGAGGGGCACGGACAGAGGCAGAGGCAGGATGACATCGGGATACTCGCAGCAGTACGCGAATAGCAAAGCGTCAGATATACAGGAGCTCGCGTCCAAACGCGTGGACATCCAGAAGAAGCGCTTCTACCTGGACGTGAAGCAGAGTACGCGCGGCCGCTTCCTGAAGATCGCCGAGGTGTGGATCGGCCGAGGCAGACACGACAACATCCGCAAGAGCAAGCTCACACTGTCCATGTCCATGGCACCCGACTTGCGCTACTGCCTGGGCGACTTCATCGATTACTACGCGCACATCGGGCTCCGAGGATGCCAGGCGCCGGACCGCCGGCCGGATGAGCAGAGCAACGGCCAGGGCCGCGCGCTGGACCCCCGCCGGAGAGCAGCGGACCCAGCAGCGTCTCCAAGCGGGTCCGCTGCATCCGAGGAGCAGACGCACCGGGTGCTGAAGAGCGAGTTCATCGAGCGGGACAACAGGAAGTACTACCTGGACCTGAAGGAGAACCAGCGCGGTCGGTTCCTGCGCATCAGGCAGACCGTCACCCGAGGACACGGCAGCATGGGGTACTACGGGCAGGGCATCGAGCAGACCATCGTGCTGCCCGCGCAAGGGCTCATCGAGTTCCGAGACGCGCTGTCTCAGCTCATCGACGACTACGGCGACGACGAACCCGAGCGGGCCTGCGCGCGGAACCACGATGAGTCGCCCGAGCTGCCCGAGGCGGCGTCGTTCCGCGTCGACAACAAGCGCTTTTACTTCGACGTGGGCTCGAACAGGTTCGGCGTGTTTCTGAAGATCAGCGAGGTCCGGCAGCCCTACAGGAACACCATCACCGTCCCGCTAAAAGCCTGGGCGCGCTTCGGGGAGAACTTCATCAGGTACGAGGAGGAGATGCGACACATCTTCAGCTGTCATAAAGAGAAGAGGACAGACACGGAGGAGCAAGAGGATTGACGCAGACTACGGTTTCTGACCTTTCTGGTGTTAGCTGTACCTCTGGCGGACCGTCCGGCCCCTTCTGTACATGGCCATTATTGAAGTTGATATGAATCTAGACAGATTATGTGCATAGAGGCTCTGCTGGGgttgcagtgtgtgtgcgtgtgggtgcgcgcgcgcgcgcgcgggAGATGGACCGAACAGGTGCagtctttctgtgtgtgtgtgtgtgtgtgtgtgtgtgtgtgtgtgtgtctgtgtctgtgtgtgtgtgtgtgtgtgtgtgtgtgtgtgtgtgtgtgggagagagagagggagggagggattgAGGGAGAGCATGCATATGAGAGCATTAGGATTTGGTCTCTTTGCCTCCAATACTTCTTTCCGGCGTTATGTGTATGAGGCTGCTGTGCAATTTCTCAAAGCTGGGAATCAAATAATCATAAGCACTTATGTCAGAGATACACTGCACACAATCAAGTGTGGAGTATTTCATGGTTCAAAGTGAgggtttttatttctttttaagCTTGAAGTCTGACTTCATCTCAATGATCAAAAGAAATGCTACACTTTGCCATTGCACAAAAACACTACTTTCCCCATCTAAAATCAGAAACCAAAAAGTgcatttaatatttacattatttGGATGAATTATTTACACAATATTCTAATGAAAAATACCCAACCTAATGAGGTGCTTGAACTATAGAGCTATAGAGGGGGTTCACTtgaggtggggggggggggggattaaaAGCTTTTAAACGTGGCTTTAAATAGTGGATTTCAGAAAAATCCATCTCTCTGACGAGAAATGCAAAATCGCTTTTGATAGGTGTGCAATATATTAGTTTCATCAGTCCCTGTCACTGGGATTTAAACGAGAACTGTGCAAAAGCAAAGCGAACATGAATGGGCTGTCATATAATGTCCGTTTAAAAACTGCTGAATTTAATTTAGCTTGGTTTGAAGGGTCGTGTGTCTTACGTGAGGTGATGCATAATGGATTTACACAGATCTAAAAAAGAAATGCATCTGACATGACGTCATAATGCTCAAAACTGtgtttaaacaaaataataatttcctACTGCATTACTAATAAGTAATCATTCCTTTTTTAAGTGGCGTATGATAAAATAAAATCCTTCCCCGGATGTCCTTTCTGCCCAATTTATTAGATTGTGGGAGATGACTTTTACAGATTTTGCcgtacatttttaaaatctaCACTGAAATTGGGCTTACTATGCACAGTATGTATTATGCATACTGAATTTCTATtatgaaaaacacaaaaagcataTGTTAACTATAGTGGCCTTTACCTTTTTTCTGGGCCTGTAGCATTTAGAGGCATGACGTTCATGCATCTAGGCAGTTGTTTTCTCGTTGAAGCACAACTAAAGGAATATTTGCGTTGGTTTTCAACCTGGTGCGAGTTGGCTTCTGTTTATTTGTACTGTAATTACTGTCAAGCTGACAAGAAAAGCAATTCATTTCGGCACTTCTACTTGAGTTCTCAGCTATCAACAGCTGTTACCtaataccttttttttctctgtttgtaggtgtgtgtgtgtgtgagtgtgagagagtattTATCTTGTATCAGAATATGACTGAAATATGGGTACGTTTTAAGGGTTAGTGTTTAGATGCTGATCTATAACAGACACCTCCTACAGGAAGCACTTTATTCAAACAGCACTTTGAGCTGCTTCACCTGCTTTACCACTGCAAAGAGGACCTTCGTTTGTGCCCCGTGTGAGAAGTGACAATCGTGCTCCCAATTGAACACCTCAGCCTTTCAGAAGTGCATTCGTCTGTCTGCTCTTTGCTCTTCTTGGTTTATTATGATCAGATTCGGTGGTTATGTCTGATTAGCATATCACTGACACCAAGTATTCAGTCTGTGATTGTATTGTTCTCATCGTCTGGTTGGTTTCCTATGACTGTCTGCATAAATATTTCTAACAATAAGGGCTGCTATAGGAGGCAGTATAATACTAGTGTTAGTCATAATTCCTGTAGTATTCAGATTACCTGTATTTAGATGACAAGGCAGTTACTTTCCCCCCCTTTTTATTTAACCAAGGGCATCAAAATATTCAAAAGGTTAAACCTTGAATGGCAGCGGTAGGTTGTTCTTTTTGTGAAGAAGTATAATGCTGGGGCGAAATGGATGAACCGTGTGCACTTTAAAAATCTGAGTACAGGTTGTTCCCAACAAAGAAAATGAGTAGAAGTATGCTTGTTATACGTGTATGTGCAATGCATGACCAGAAGAGAGCAGTGTTCGTGTGTTGTTTTTCTTGCTTTATGTATAGATGGTATTCAAATATTGCTAGTGTAAACTATTTATCACCCAGATAAAACAgctgatttcattttaaaaagcaaTTATTGGGGAAGACTGATGTCTATTTCGCTGTAGTGTTAGAGGAAACAGCTATGTCAATTTATAAGGCCATCTCAAAATGCTACTGTATTGCAGCTCTATCGGAATTACTCAAAACACTTGAATTCATGAAATTGGACTGTTATGCATAACATGAAATCACGGTTTTCAACCAGTAGGCCTTAAAATCATTACACTGTGGTTGTAATGACTAACTTTAGGGTTACAAATTGTAGTTTGCCTTCATCTCTAAAACTTTACATTTTGTACGCATGATGTAAGAAAACAAAATAACCTGGAAAAAACATGATCTcgcaaataaaaataacaataacagcGTCAAAAAGTAAAATATTGTAGTTCTGGAATTATGGAAATATCTGAGCTGAGATGCATAAACTTCTGTATTTGTTCTTGGTAGTTGTGTGGGTAATGTGACgttcaaaaaaagaagaagaagaacagaGTGGTTGTTCACAAGCTTTCTTCAGTTGTTCTTTTTTATCTTTGTGTTGACCATTTCAGTTGGAATTAAGACGTGTTAGTGTTTGGTCAATGATTTTAAAAGATGGCAAAAAAAATTTAAGATGTTTTGGTGTACCTTTAGATAATGTAATGTAGTGTGTCCTCCTGTAGAGCCTTCGAATATTATACGACTCAAAAACAAGAAAGAAATGGTTCTGTCTAGCACTTTCTTTAATGTGAGTACTGTATTAGTTTCTGTTTAACATGTATGGTACAGTATGAATATTCCTGATTTGCcttgtaatgtttttaaaaaggttGAAATATGTAGGACTATACATATCTGGAGAAATATGAAGTTTAAAATTGACGTTTGTGCATGCCAACAGTAGGGTCCCGTCAaacttaacattttatttattatatatatatatatatatatatatatatatatatatatatatatatatatatatatatat
The window above is part of the Pseudorasbora parva isolate DD20220531a chromosome 23, ASM2467924v1, whole genome shotgun sequence genome. Proteins encoded here:
- the purg gene encoding purine-rich element-binding protein gamma, translated to MIMADSQRRGTDRGRGRMTSGYSQQYANSKASDIQELASKRVDIQKKRFYLDVKQSTRGRFLKIAEVWIGRGRHDNIRKSKLTLSMSMAPDLRYCLGDFIDYYAHIGLRGCQAPDRRPDEQSNGQGRALDPRRRAADPAASPSGSAASEEQTHRVLKSEFIERDNRKYYLDLKENQRGRFLRIRQTVTRGHGSMGYYGQGIEQTIVLPAQGLIEFRDALSQLIDDYGDDEPERACARNHDESPELPEAASFRVDNKRFYFDVGSNRFGVFLKISEVRQPYRNTITVPLKAWARFGENFIRYEEEMRHIFSCHKEKRTDTEEQED